The following proteins come from a genomic window of Andrena cerasifolii isolate SP2316 chromosome 6, iyAndCera1_principal, whole genome shotgun sequence:
- the Prage gene encoding RNA exonuclease prage isoform X3, which translates to MHARDCGLRPEEEVLDPGETDRYAGCKVNRETPPSTKAAGGKSKSSPPSAPASPTSAPGAASTGATTTAATTAAPSTKEDRAILSRRQRKNRTRAPRDQRRELRDDEHEPEDEQAAQQQQRHRRHHHCRQQHYPNSGTRSADSNGIASAASRNGGSRRNQSQNDSHREESKGDGATGKAANNGSRKSRGIFLSSQRKELHHLSDAALASLLRRYTLTGEQLAHLGYPVECSYFPGYAVIINHHQHPVGHRVPRGYHHLDANAREFVPGSGSGSWTMVESEADSGNCSGSSLENSDLEQESASDSDKSSDIGESSLSSTDSSSSSSSSSSASSYQEKSRRDSTPDPYELVVVERRCARCFKSFYVNREDGEYLHEERCVYHWGKLRSGHVDGSHGDTWECCRGRETARGCTTARMHVWTGLAPGYNGPFDGYARTRPARNVPKDGNYGVYALDCEMCFTRRGLEVAKVTVVGMDGKVVYDTLVKPDAEVIDYNTRFSGITAKDLSRASKSLRDVQKDLTGFVHAETILIGHGLENDLRALRILHTTVIDTCVAFPHFLGYPFRSSLKTLARTVLRREIQVTEHDSVEDARIAVDLMLRRLQHDLS; encoded by the exons atgcatGCGCGTG ATTGCGGCCTGCGGCCGGAAGAGGAGGTCCTGGACCCGGGGGAGACCGATCGGTACGCCGGCTGTAAGGTGAACCGTGAGACGCCACCATCGACGAAGGCGGCCGGAGGCAAGAGCAAGTCCTCGCCGCCGTCTGCGCCCGCCTCGCCGACATCTGCGCCGGGAGCAGCGTCCACGGGCGCGACCACGACCGCCGCCACCACCGCTGCGCCGTCCACGAAGGAGGATCGGGCGATTCTGAGTCGCAGACAGCGAAAGAATCGCACCAGAGCCCCGCGGGACCAGCGCCGAGAGCTGcgcgacgacgagcacgagccCGAGGACGAGCAGGCCGCCCAGCAGCAGCAAAGACACCGCCGTCACCATCACTGTCGCCAGCAGCACTATCCGAACAGCGGGACCAGAAGCGCAGACTCCAACGGGATAGCTTCCGCGGCCTCGAGGAACGGCGGCTCCAGGAGAAATCAGTCCCAGAACGATTCGCACCGCGAGGAGAGCAAAGGCGACGGTGCCACCGGCAAAGCAGCGAACAACGGCTCGAGGAAATCCCGCGGCATCTTCCTGAGCAGCCAGAGGAAGGAGCTGCACCATCTGAGCGACGCCGCGCTGGCCTCGCTCCTACGCAGGTACACGCTCACCGGGGAGCAGCTGGCCCATCTCGGCTACCCCGTGGAGTGCAGCTACTTCCCCGGGTACGCGGTGATTATCAATCACCACCAGCACCCGGTGGGTCACCGCGTTCCTAGGGGCTACCATCACCTGGACGCGAACGCGCGGGAATTCGTCCCTGGCAGCGGCAGCGGGTCGTGGACGATGGTGGAGAGCGAGGCGGACAGCGGTAACTGCAGCGGGAGTTCGCTGGAGAACTCCGACCTGGAGCAGGAGAGCGCCTCGGATAGCGACAAGAGCTCGGACATCGGTGAATCGTCGTTATCCTCCACCGActcatcttcctcgtcctcttcctcgtcctctgcCTCGAGCTACCAAGAGAAGTCAAGGAGAGACTCCACCCCGGACCCTTACGAGCTGGTGGTGGTAGAGAGACGGTGCGCCAGGTGCTTCAAGAGCTTCTACGTGAACCGGGAGGACGGCGAGTACCTGCACGAGGAGCGCTGCGTCTACCATTGGGGCAAGCTCCGCAGCGGCCACGTGGACGGCTCGCACGGGGACACCTGGGAGTGCTGCCGGGGCCGGGAGACAGCCAGGGGATGCACCACCGCCAGGATGCACGTGTGGACGGGTCTGGCGCCCGGTTACAACGGCCCGTTCGACGGCTACGCGCGCACCAGGCCCGCCAGGAACGTGCCGAAGGACGGGAACTACGGGGTGTACGCGCTGGACTGCGAGATGTGCTTCACGCGGCGGGGCCTCGAGGTGGCCAAGGTCACGGTGGTGGGCATGGACGGCAAGGTCGTGTACGACACCCTCGTGAAGCCCGACGCCGAGGTGATCGATTACAATACGCGGTTCAGCGGGATCACGGCGAAGGACCTATCGAGGGCGTCCAAGTCCCTCAGGGACGTGCAGAAGGACCTGACCGGCTTCGTCCACGCCGAGACCATACTCATCGGCCACGGCCTGGAGAACGATCTCAGGGCGCTGAGGATACTTCACACGACGGTGATCGACACGTGCGTCGCGTTCCCCCACTTCCTCGGCTATCCTTTTCGCAGCAGCCTAAAGACTCTGGCGAGGACGGTGCTGCGAAGAGAGATACAGGTGACGGAACACGATTCCGTGGAGGACGCGAGGATCGCGGTGGATCTCATGCTCCGGAGACTGCAGCACGACCTCTCGTAG